One genomic window of Candidatus Nitrosopumilus sediminis includes the following:
- a CDS encoding transcription initiation factor IIB: MSLQEIKCPRCGKNTLVTDVESSEVFCSNCGIVVEEKVDDGRPERRFADSPVIKSHTGDKTSLTRHDRGLSTMINPFNKDSTGNPLSTSMKLSMTRLRKWDSRSRVKTSTDRNLQQALLELLKMKEKLSLPDAIAEKASYIYRKALEKKLVRGRSISSLVAASLYAACRESETPRTLREVAATIGIKRKEISATYRLIFKELDLKMPVIDSVSCIAKIASNAELSEKTKRHAIKILKNAEKQNALAGKHPMGVAASALYLACINLEENRTQKDIADAAGITEVTIRNRCKNLKAVVGI, translated from the coding sequence ATGAGTTTACAGGAAATAAAATGCCCTCGATGTGGAAAAAATACCTTGGTCACCGATGTTGAATCTTCAGAAGTATTTTGTTCAAACTGTGGTATTGTGGTTGAAGAAAAAGTTGATGATGGCAGACCTGAAAGAAGATTTGCAGATTCTCCTGTAATCAAATCTCATACTGGAGACAAGACCTCATTAACAAGACATGATCGTGGTCTTAGTACAATGATTAATCCGTTTAACAAAGACTCTACTGGCAATCCATTATCAACCTCAATGAAATTATCTATGACCCGATTACGAAAATGGGATAGTCGAAGTCGTGTTAAAACTAGCACTGATAGAAATCTTCAACAGGCTCTTCTGGAATTGCTAAAAATGAAAGAAAAATTATCTTTGCCTGACGCAATAGCTGAAAAAGCATCTTATATTTACAGAAAAGCTTTGGAGAAGAAACTAGTTAGAGGACGTTCAATTTCATCCCTTGTTGCAGCTAGTCTTTATGCTGCATGTCGTGAATCAGAGACCCCTCGAACATTAAGAGAAGTTGCTGCAACCATAGGAATCAAAAGAAAAGAAATTTCTGCAACCTACAGACTTATTTTCAAAGAATTAGATCTTAAAATGCCCGTAATTGATTCTGTTTCATGTATTGCAAAAATTGCAAGCAATGCGGAATTGTCTGAAAAAACAAAACGACATGCAATTAAAATCCTAAAAAATGCAGAAAAACAAAATGCTTTGGCAGGAAAACACCCAATGGGTGTTGCTGCTTCTGCACTATACCTTGCATGCATTAATCTTGAAGAAAATAGAACACAAAAAGATATTGCTGATGCAGCTGGAATAACAGAAGTCACTATACGAAATAGATGCAAAAACCTCAAGGCTGTGGTTGGTATATGA
- a CDS encoding CBS domain-containing protein, protein MKHAKDYLNNPRTIKLESTLADVLKKIIDEKKSRLLVTENGKITGLVTEKDLGFFLLTDNTERKLEEIPLSEIVVKIISVDENAGLDQCATIMLKNGIGSLVVTSHGNISGILTKTDLVRYFTKSHPNEKIVGEYMSPYYAWMYSDTPLYKVVLKMIEQKISRVILRNHDEIPVGIVTFRDLFKLALDLGRHEDVLDNTDPAISVIFPRKGFISESGFGGSTKIEEIMSKDIVSVDYDDDLAKTGKILLDKNINGAGVLSGNGNIIGIISKTDIVKALAFLK, encoded by the coding sequence GTGAAACATGCAAAAGATTATCTAAATAATCCTAGAACCATTAAACTTGAATCTACTTTAGCAGATGTTTTAAAAAAAATTATTGATGAGAAAAAAAGCCGACTCTTGGTCACTGAAAATGGCAAAATTACGGGCCTTGTGACTGAAAAAGACTTGGGATTTTTTCTATTAACTGACAACACAGAAAGAAAACTAGAGGAAATCCCATTATCTGAAATTGTAGTGAAAATAATTTCTGTTGATGAAAATGCTGGACTAGATCAATGTGCCACCATTATGTTGAAAAATGGAATTGGATCATTGGTGGTCACCTCACATGGAAATATTTCTGGAATCTTGACTAAAACAGATCTTGTAAGATATTTTACAAAATCACATCCTAATGAAAAAATTGTTGGAGAATACATGTCTCCTTACTATGCTTGGATGTATTCTGATACTCCTCTTTACAAAGTAGTTCTAAAGATGATTGAACAAAAAATCTCTAGAGTGATATTGCGAAATCATGACGAGATTCCTGTTGGAATTGTTACCTTTAGGGATTTATTCAAACTTGCACTTGATTTAGGCAGACACGAGGACGTACTTGATAATACTGATCCTGCTATCTCTGTAATCTTTCCAAGGAAAGGGTTCATCTCTGAATCTGGATTTGGGGGTAGCACAAAGATTGAGGAAATAATGAGTAAGGATATTGTTTCTGTAGATTATGATGATGATCTGGCAAAAACAGGAAAAATATTACTAGATAAAAATATCAACGGTGCTGGAGTTTTATCTGGAAACGGTAACATTATTGGAATAATCAGTAAAACTGACATCGTCAAAGCATTGGCTTTTTTGAAATAG
- a CDS encoding secondary thiamine-phosphate synthase enzyme YjbQ — MTVITKSIKVQSKGENDVVDLTDKISVKIKESQISSGVVTVFVTGSTGALTTIEYEPGLLKDFPDMLSRIAPNDLNYEHEQMWHDGNGRSHVKASLIGPSLTIPFNDDKLLLGTWQQIVFIELDTRKRERNIVLQIIGN, encoded by the coding sequence ATGACTGTAATTACAAAATCGATCAAAGTGCAATCTAAAGGAGAAAATGATGTTGTTGATCTCACTGACAAGATTTCAGTAAAAATTAAAGAATCACAAATTTCTAGTGGAGTTGTTACAGTTTTTGTAACAGGTTCAACTGGCGCATTGACTACAATTGAGTATGAGCCTGGTTTGTTGAAAGACTTTCCAGATATGCTATCTAGAATTGCTCCAAATGATCTAAATTATGAACATGAACAAATGTGGCATGATGGAAACGGTCGCTCTCATGTTAAGGCATCATTAATTGGCCCTTCACTTACTATTCCATTTAATGATGATAAATTATTGTTGGGAACTTGGCAACAAATTGTCTTTATAGAATTAGACACTAGGAAAAGAGAACGAAACATAGTGTTGCAAATAATTGGGAATTAG
- a CDS encoding proteasome assembly chaperone family protein, with the protein MAKPNTQENTLLVGFPSNGLVGTFSISYLIHHLKMKQIGEIEVPDLPLTLFVEGGEILAPIRAYNKNNIFIIISDVPFNQYLAEKFVLAIFEFCKKNAIKKVMMVSGMETANQQKESPKIYGLVTHPVLDNVLYSNQIPKFLDGSIFGTDAALMSVFRKTAIPAMTLYAECHPFFPDPEASIIAIVTLAKILDITVDTRDIQNRIEKLRIQHRKLMEETLRALQQQQGKDTRTPQIYR; encoded by the coding sequence ATGGCAAAACCCAATACACAAGAAAATACATTACTCGTAGGTTTTCCAAGCAATGGTCTTGTAGGTACATTCTCCATATCATATCTTATTCACCATCTTAAAATGAAACAAATTGGAGAGATTGAAGTTCCAGATCTTCCTCTAACACTATTTGTGGAAGGAGGTGAAATTCTTGCGCCAATTAGAGCATACAATAAAAATAATATATTCATCATAATTTCAGATGTTCCATTTAATCAATATTTAGCAGAAAAATTTGTACTTGCAATATTTGAGTTTTGTAAAAAAAATGCAATTAAGAAAGTAATGATGGTTAGCGGGATGGAGACAGCAAATCAACAAAAAGAATCTCCAAAAATTTATGGATTGGTAACACATCCAGTGTTGGACAATGTACTTTACAGTAATCAAATTCCAAAATTTTTAGATGGGTCTATTTTCGGAACAGATGCTGCATTAATGTCAGTATTTAGAAAAACAGCGATTCCGGCTATGACTTTGTATGCAGAATGCCATCCATTTTTTCCAGATCCAGAAGCATCAATCATTGCCATAGTCACACTTGCAAAAATTTTAGATATTACAGTAGACACGCGTGATATTCAAAATAGAATTGAAAAACTCAGAATTCAGCACAGAAAGCTCATGGAAGAAACACTTCGAGCATTACAGCAACAGCAAGGAAAGGATACGAGGACTCCACAAATTTACAGGTAA
- a CDS encoding cysteine hydrolase — protein sequence MKNKYRYGVILIEPKWHVDVKTSSKITLVVVDMQKLFLTEKKSPWMNKKLLSIIPNIKKLIENSKIQNVIFTRFTPPKNWQKEKDSWQTYYRMNQKITPDVIGTGAYGLIDDFTSYISNSVIVSRKKSASIFMTGNFHSIIKKKSTKILIFTGIETDYCVLSSVLDAIHLGYYVIVVMDACASSKKQGQKHARGIFDRFPEQLWVTSTNDLINYL from the coding sequence ATGAAAAATAAATATCGTTATGGGGTTATTTTGATTGAACCTAAATGGCATGTAGATGTGAAGACTAGTTCAAAAATAACATTGGTGGTTGTAGACATGCAAAAATTATTCTTGACTGAAAAAAAATCCCCCTGGATGAATAAAAAACTACTATCTATAATTCCAAATATCAAAAAACTAATTGAAAATAGTAAAATACAAAATGTGATATTTACTCGCTTTACCCCGCCAAAGAATTGGCAAAAAGAGAAGGATTCATGGCAAACATACTATAGAATGAATCAAAAAATCACTCCAGATGTTATTGGAACTGGTGCATATGGTTTGATTGATGATTTTACTTCATACATTTCAAATTCAGTTATAGTCAGCAGAAAAAAATCGGCATCAATATTCATGACAGGCAATTTTCACTCAATAATAAAAAAGAAATCCACAAAAATCTTGATTTTTACAGGCATTGAAACCGATTATTGTGTTCTTTCAAGTGTGTTAGATGCAATTCATTTAGGATATTATGTAATAGTGGTGATGGATGCATGTGCAAGTAGTAAAAAACAAGGTCAAAAACATGCAAGAGGAATATTTGATAGATTTCCAGAACAGCTTTGGGTGACATCTACAAATGATTTGATAAATTACCTCTAA
- a CDS encoding CBS domain-containing protein, translating to MAIKIRTFPITNYMTAYPISAEPHIPVKRAIEFMVERDFGHLVVSDGEIPKGILTEREVLKAISESRNLNELTIGDVGWQPFTKLDLGDTVLDAAHLMTQNKSRLLVFDDDKLVGIVTVSDLLRAFRKISTDVSLDRVISTNVEKCSRTDSVFDAAKIMHEKRIGSVIVHDVREYGIFSERDLLKCLYSNGFKTDYEIGKYSSSPLIVSDKAIKIHQAASIMAANHIKRLGITQDGYLMGVVTARDLLDAYHDVVQATDPAE from the coding sequence GTGGCCATCAAGATTCGTACTTTTCCAATTACAAATTATATGACTGCTTATCCAATTTCAGCAGAACCTCATATTCCGGTTAAACGGGCTATAGAATTTATGGTAGAGAGGGACTTTGGACACCTTGTTGTAAGTGACGGGGAAATCCCAAAAGGAATTCTTACCGAACGGGAGGTTCTAAAAGCAATATCTGAGTCACGAAATCTTAATGAATTGACAATTGGAGATGTGGGCTGGCAGCCATTCACTAAATTGGATTTGGGTGATACTGTTTTAGATGCTGCACATTTGATGACTCAGAATAAATCCCGACTTTTGGTTTTTGATGATGACAAACTTGTTGGGATTGTCACTGTCTCTGACCTGCTAAGGGCATTCAGAAAGATTAGTACTGATGTTTCTCTGGACAGGGTGATTAGCACCAATGTTGAAAAATGCAGTAGAACTGATTCTGTTTTTGATGCAGCAAAGATAATGCACGAGAAGAGAATTGGAAGTGTAATTGTTCATGATGTAAGAGAATATGGGATTTTTTCTGAAAGGGATCTTTTGAAGTGTCTGTATTCAAACGGATTTAAGACAGATTATGAAATCGGAAAATATTCTTCATCTCCTCTGATTGTATCTGATAAGGCAATAAAGATCCACCAGGCTGCAAGCATTATGGCTGCAAACCACATCAAAAGACTGGGTATTACACAGGATGGTTATCTAATGGGAGTTGTAACTGCCCGAGATTTGCTTGATGCATACCATGACGTTGTCCAAGCAACAGACCCTGCAGAATGA
- a CDS encoding bifunctional nuclease family protein gives MKIDEIDTNYETVKVDQIGILDSQTGAVLLKDEKVEFVMSGFSSEVARIISNFVDGKRDDPPTIYRLVEQICEENEILLVKVKIYESGGIFRANLYFTGKKDMVFRNFRASDAIALATYYNIPILVRKSMLKDIEKSKIEKN, from the coding sequence ATGAAAATTGATGAAATCGATACAAACTATGAGACTGTCAAGGTAGACCAAATTGGAATCCTTGATTCACAGACAGGGGCAGTATTACTCAAAGATGAAAAAGTTGAATTTGTCATGTCTGGTTTTTCATCAGAGGTTGCAAGAATAATTTCTAATTTTGTTGACGGAAAACGGGATGATCCTCCAACCATCTATCGCTTGGTTGAGCAGATTTGTGAGGAAAATGAAATCCTTCTCGTCAAGGTCAAAATCTATGAAAGTGGAGGTATTTTTAGGGCAAATCTGTATTTTACTGGAAAAAAAGACATGGTGTTTAGAAATTTTAGAGCATCAGATGCCATTGCGTTGGCAACTTATTATAACATACCAATTCTTGTAAGAAAATCAATGTTGAAAGATATTGAAAAAAGTAAAATTGAAAAAAACTAA
- a CDS encoding Hsp20/alpha crystallin family protein — MIEDNLEFRITTPLMNSLFDDIEHKTLSPLSCLKEFDSHWTVEFDLPMVGKKDIKVSFDGNTINVEAKLKQKYLEEKLGKITKFEYFKKSISLPEKIDIKKATAKFQKGRLEIKIPKKTTGHSIKIN; from the coding sequence ATGATAGAGGATAATTTAGAATTTCGAATCACAACGCCACTAATGAATTCATTATTTGATGATATCGAACATAAAACACTATCACCCCTTTCATGTTTAAAGGAATTTGATAGTCATTGGACGGTAGAGTTTGATCTTCCAATGGTAGGAAAAAAAGACATCAAAGTGAGTTTTGATGGAAACACTATCAATGTAGAGGCAAAACTCAAACAAAAATATTTGGAAGAAAAATTAGGAAAAATTACAAAATTTGAATATTTTAAAAAATCTATTTCGTTACCTGAAAAAATAGATATTAAAAAAGCAACAGCAAAATTTCAAAAAGGCAGACTGGAAATTAAAATTCCAAAGAAGACCACAGGGCATTCAATAAAAATTAATTAG